The stretch of DNA gagaagaagagtcttGCTGCTTCTGCACGTTTCCGGGAAAATGTTCATGCTGAAGACAAGATATGTGATCTTCTCTTTGCTACAAATCTGTAATTTTGATTTCAGCACAGGTGAAGGATATATGTTTAACCCAGGCCCATTAATGTGCAAATATGAGGCCTATACTGTTTTAAGCCCACCACccatttattaaatttcattttattgacAGACATTTCTGATAGATTGATTAGCAGTACGACTGAGTACTAACGCCGGAGAAAAGAGATGGCGAGATCGTGCTCTATCTGGACGCCTGTTTTGATCTCACTTTCTCCGATGACCGGAGAATCACCTAAAATTTCCCGACGCCGGATGATTTTTGCCACCAGCGTAGGTTCTCATCAGGTTCGTACAACAGCTTTCAAAGatcaaaattagttttttcttttcccggAGAGATTTGTTGTGCTCTGTCTATGTGAGAATGAATCCGAGACCGTTGAGTTTTAGGTTGAGCTATTAAAAGAAGGTTCGATCCAACTGTTTTAGGTTAACATCGAATTCAGCTGTTATATGATTCCAAGTAGTTTTGttgattggttttgttgattGCTTCTGCTGTTTTCTCATAGTcaatagaagaaagaagaagattggtatTAGTGTAAGTCTGCATTTGCAAGCATCAGTTTTTGTTAGTTTGTGCAGAGCTCTGAGGTCAGTCTATAATTGCATTTTCTTTGACAGCCTATACTTGAAGCAAACATTAAGGAACCCAAGAAGCTTCAAGTCCTTGATGCCAAAGATATTTCAAGAAGAAACACCATGTTGTATCTCACGGCTGGATTTCTTGGAGGGATCAACATTCTCAATGGTGAAGCCGCAGAAGCTCGAGTAGGGAGAAAGGAGAACAGAAGAAAAGCAATGGAGAAGCTGAGGGCGAAAGCAAAAGAGTCAGAGCCCAACAAGTCAGGAAACCAAAAGATAGATAAAGagttagagaaagaagaagtattTCCTctacttcctcctcctcttgtgGTGGAAGCAAACATGCTGCAATAACCTCTCcctcgctctctctcttttgtttactCTTAGAGACACAATGTGTGAGAATCAAAAGCTTTTCATTCCAACATCCCAATTGAGTAAATGACACTACATGCTGTTCTGTGCTATAGGTTTCCTATTATTACAAAACGTGTTAAGATGATGACAGAAgataaaaaatagaagaaacaagACTAGGTGATCTTTTTGTCCATGTTTGTGATGAGATTCTTCATCTGAAACCTCCAGAAACAAAAGTAAGCAAAACCAAAGCCGATCAACACATACAACCAAACCTTATCTTCCCCACCTTCCTTGTCCGACCAAACCTCTTCTATCCCAAACCATTCCCTCACTCCTTCTCCTTTGTAACTTTTCATTATCCCTTCCATCACTTTCCCATACAAGACATATATCCTATCCCTCCCCGCCACAGTCACCGCCGTCGGAAACCCTTCCACGTCGAGGTCAATTTCGTCATAAACCACTCCTTCGCTCCAGCTGTCTTGGCTCTTTAGTAACCAAAGCTTCTTCTGCGACACCACCATGATCGTGCCGTCCCTCTTTCTCCTAGCCACCCCATCCGCCGCAATCAGATCTCTGTTCAGCAACACCAGCCTCGCCGTCCCGCTCTCTTCGTCCACTTTGAACACCTTCCCCGTGTTGCTCTGCACGACCAGGAGGTACCCGTTGCTTATGTACACGATCCCGTTCAAGCCGCAATCGCGGAAAGTTTCGTCAGCGTCTGCCGCCACAGGCTGCGAATTGAACACCGGAGATCTCGAGAAGATCGAGGCTGCGCCGTCGCGATCCACTTTCCAGATGAAGTTTTTGGCTGAGTTGGTGACGTAAGCGTTGCCTTTGTAATCAACCGCCACGTCATTGGCGACATCTCTGGCGATGTCTTCGTCGTCTCCGGAAAGCGAAGGGAGAGGAGAGAGGAAGATGCGACGGCCTCCGCTGCGGAGATCGTAGGCGGCTAGGGCACTGAAGGGAAGGTGAGGCTGCAAACTGTGGATGCAGGCAAGCAGACGGCGATTAGTAGAGTCAACGGCGAGACCAAGGATAGTAGCGTTCTCCGGTAGATCGGGATCGGAAATAAGAGTTTCGATGACTCCAGCGTCGGAGACGGAATGAATAGTGCGGCTGTGGAGCGAACCAACCAGAAAGTGCTGCTCCCTTGGATCCCAGGTTAATCCCTCCGGGTAGAGTCCCGGCGATCGGAAGCTGATAA from Camelina sativa cultivar DH55 chromosome 9, Cs, whole genome shotgun sequence encodes:
- the LOC104710043 gene encoding uncharacterized protein LOC104710043, whose translation is MISEISVKKSNMLSSSSSSSTRCRSFFVFPILFAVVLLPALSSADKRHVISFRSPGLYPEGLTWDPREQHFLVGSLHSRTIHSVSDAGVIETLISDPDLPENATILGLAVDSTNRRLLACIHSLQPHLPFSALAAYDLRSGGRRIFLSPLPSLSGDDEDIARDVANDVAVDYKGNAYVTNSAKNFIWKVDRDGAASIFSRSPVFNSQPVAADADETFRDCGLNGIVYISNGYLLVVQSNTGKVFKVDEESGTARLVLLNRDLIAADGVARRKRDGTIMVVSQKKLWLLKSQDSWSEGVVYDEIDLDVEGFPTAVTVAGRDRIYVLYGKVMEGIMKSYKGEGVREWFGIEEVWSDKEGGEDKVWLYVLIGFGFAYFCFWRFQMKNLITNMDKKIT
- the LOC104710044 gene encoding uncharacterized protein LOC104710044; translated protein: MARSCSIWTPVLISLSPMTGESPKISRRRMIFATSVGSHQPILEANIKEPKKLQVLDAKDISRRNTMLYLTAGFLGGINILNGEAAEARVGRKENRRKAMEKLRAKAKESEPNKSGNQKIDKELEKEEVFPLLPPPLVVEANMLQ